A region from the Syntrophorhabdaceae bacterium genome encodes:
- a CDS encoding class I adenylate-forming enzyme family protein, whose translation MNFAMFSGLNASKFPKREFIIESYPSKGLRRSLTWEQFDDQANKLANYLMKDCGVKKGDIVVHLMMNSMEWYASYFAVLKTGATITPLNFRFASSDIKYAADVTKCKAFIFGDQFIPRMEPIIKEMEYCKSFICFGEKVPDAYKSYKEIVDTGDPAPVLVETKDDDMAELMFTSGTTGAPKPVSHTHETLFYIGLGNALTYNEGYNSVYLAPHPFYHSGTLFLSFPSYIAAGKVLMPMEIQPEFYLRSIADEKCTGGWNTVPTWSDVIHAIKSGQVDLSKYDLSAFRHVEIGAQPVPYILLEDSKKIFPNVPIANIYGITEGGGGGLTNCYDEDIMRKPGSIGKATVFMEAKVVDTEGNKLPAGKVGELLLKGPRLMKEYAFNPEMTAKTIKDGWLYTGDLAYEDEEGFIFFADRSKDLIIRGGENIFPAEIEDALRKHPKIADAAVFGYPHPRLVEIVMAVIQPRDGQTLTDEEIIQFCKDKGLAKYKWPEKIVYTVIPRNPAGKIEKPKLREIYVKPAKEAMEKEFRKE comes from the coding sequence ATGAACTTTGCTATGTTTTCCGGGCTGAACGCAAGCAAATTTCCGAAGAGGGAGTTCATCATCGAAAGCTACCCATCCAAGGGCTTGAGGAGGAGCCTGACCTGGGAGCAGTTCGACGATCAGGCCAACAAACTGGCCAATTATCTGATGAAAGACTGCGGTGTGAAAAAGGGCGACATCGTAGTCCATCTCATGATGAATTCCATGGAGTGGTATGCCAGCTACTTTGCCGTACTGAAGACAGGGGCGACGATTACCCCCCTCAATTTCAGATTCGCAAGCTCAGACATCAAATATGCCGCCGATGTGACCAAATGCAAGGCCTTCATCTTCGGCGACCAGTTCATTCCCCGTATGGAGCCGATCATAAAGGAGATGGAGTACTGCAAGTCTTTCATCTGCTTCGGCGAAAAGGTGCCCGATGCCTACAAGTCCTACAAGGAGATAGTCGATACGGGCGATCCGGCCCCCGTGCTCGTGGAGACAAAAGATGACGACATGGCGGAGCTCATGTTCACCTCGGGGACCACGGGTGCGCCTAAACCGGTCTCTCATACCCACGAGACATTGTTTTATATCGGCCTCGGCAATGCCCTGACCTATAACGAAGGATATAACAGCGTCTATCTGGCGCCCCATCCCTTCTACCATAGCGGGACCCTCTTCCTCTCCTTCCCCTCCTACATTGCGGCAGGCAAAGTGCTTATGCCCATGGAGATCCAGCCGGAATTCTACCTCCGCTCTATTGCGGACGAGAAATGCACGGGCGGCTGGAACACGGTGCCCACCTGGTCGGATGTGATCCACGCGATCAAGTCAGGGCAGGTCGACCTTTCGAAATACGACCTATCCGCATTCCGTCATGTGGAGATAGGGGCCCAGCCGGTTCCTTACATACTCCTCGAAGATTCCAAGAAGATCTTCCCGAATGTACCCATCGCCAATATTTACGGCATCACCGAAGGCGGAGGCGGAGGCCTCACCAACTGCTATGACGAAGACATCATGAGGAAACCGGGCTCTATCGGAAAAGCGACCGTCTTCATGGAAGCGAAGGTGGTCGACACGGAAGGCAACAAGCTGCCTGCCGGGAAGGTGGGAGAGCTTCTCCTCAAGGGCCCGAGGCTCATGAAGGAGTACGCCTTCAATCCGGAGATGACGGCGAAGACGATAAAGGACGGCTGGCTCTATACGGGCGACCTTGCCTATGAGGATGAGGAAGGTTTCATATTCTTCGCCGACAGGTCAAAGGACCTTATCATCAGGGGAGGAGAGAATATATTCCCCGCCGAGATCGAGGACGCGCTGAGGAAACATCCCAAGATCGCCGATGCGGCAGTGTTCGGATATCCCCACCCGCGGCTCGTGGAGATCGTAATGGCCGTTATCCAGCCCAGGGACGGCCAGACCCTTACGGACGAGGAGATCATCCAGTTCTGTAAAGACAAGGGCCTCGCCAAATACAAATGGCCCGAGAAGATCGTCTACACCGTAATCCCCCGTAACCCTGCGGGAAAGATCGAGAAGCCGAAGCTGAGAGAGATTTATGTAAAACCCGCCAAAGAGGCGATGGAGAAAGAGTTCAGAAAAGAATAG
- a CDS encoding AMP-binding protein, producing the protein MSDVHVHIGEVLARNARMYPQDIALVERSPAEQKRVEITWKEFDDRANKFANLLTKKGVKKGDKVVHFMMNSIDWLVSYFGIIRTGAWVVPLNFRFTGEDVKYCSDVAEPVIVVFDEEFTGRIESIKSQLPTVKSYICVGKNIPAFAESYDTLMTGADATPLNVEITYSDPCGLYFTSGTTGQPKPILLTHNNMASACVTENAHHKQTKEDVFILIPPLYHTGAKMHWFGSFVVGGKAVILKGVSPEWTLEAVSEEKGTIVWLLVPWAQDILLKFDSGELKPESYNLGQWRLMHIGAQPVPPALIKHWKTYFPKMDYDTNFGLSESTGPGCVHLGMGNEHKIGAIGIPGFNWETKIVDENGKTVPNGEAGELCVRGNGVMREYYKNPEATARSLIDGWLFTGDMARQDGDGFIWLVDRKKDIIITGGENVFPVEVEDFMHTNPNIKDAAAIGLPDERLGEIVALIVELIPGKTMTAEDVLKFCEPLPKYKRPRKIFFGEVPRNPTGKIEKPKLRKQYSGMAEAFKI; encoded by the coding sequence ATGAGCGATGTGCACGTACACATTGGGGAGGTTCTTGCGCGTAATGCGCGGATGTATCCACAGGATATTGCGCTTGTGGAGCGTTCACCGGCGGAGCAGAAGAGAGTCGAGATCACCTGGAAGGAGTTCGACGATCGGGCAAACAAATTCGCGAACTTGCTGACAAAGAAGGGCGTCAAGAAAGGGGACAAGGTCGTCCACTTCATGATGAACTCGATCGACTGGCTGGTTTCGTATTTCGGCATCATCCGAACGGGCGCTTGGGTGGTACCGTTGAATTTCCGTTTTACGGGAGAAGATGTAAAGTATTGCTCCGATGTTGCGGAGCCGGTAATCGTGGTATTCGATGAGGAGTTCACCGGAAGAATCGAATCCATTAAGTCGCAGCTTCCGACAGTAAAAAGCTACATCTGCGTAGGCAAGAATATTCCGGCGTTTGCCGAATCATATGACACCCTTATGACAGGGGCCGATGCAACGCCCCTTAACGTGGAGATCACCTACTCCGACCCGTGCGGCCTCTATTTCACTTCCGGCACGACGGGACAGCCGAAACCGATACTCCTCACCCACAACAACATGGCATCCGCATGCGTGACGGAGAATGCGCACCACAAACAGACCAAGGAAGATGTCTTTATCCTTATCCCGCCGCTGTATCACACGGGAGCCAAGATGCACTGGTTCGGCAGCTTCGTGGTGGGAGGCAAGGCAGTCATTCTGAAAGGCGTCTCCCCCGAGTGGACCCTGGAAGCGGTAAGCGAGGAAAAAGGCACCATCGTATGGCTCCTCGTGCCGTGGGCTCAGGATATTCTGCTCAAATTCGACTCCGGAGAATTGAAGCCGGAGAGTTACAACCTCGGCCAGTGGAGGCTCATGCACATAGGAGCCCAGCCTGTGCCGCCCGCTCTTATCAAACATTGGAAAACTTATTTCCCCAAGATGGATTACGACACGAATTTCGGATTGAGCGAGTCGACCGGCCCGGGCTGCGTACATCTCGGCATGGGCAACGAGCATAAGATCGGCGCCATCGGCATACCCGGATTCAACTGGGAAACGAAGATCGTGGACGAGAACGGCAAAACCGTGCCCAATGGCGAGGCGGGAGAGCTCTGCGTGCGCGGAAACGGCGTCATGAGAGAATACTACAAGAACCCCGAAGCCACCGCCAGGAGCCTTATCGACGGCTGGCTCTTTACGGGAGATATGGCCCGCCAGGACGGAGACGGATTTATCTGGCTTGTCGACCGGAAGAAAGACATCATCATCACCGGCGGCGAGAACGTCTTCCCCGTGGAAGTCGAGGATTTCATGCACACCAACCCGAATATCAAGGATGCGGCGGCAATCGGTCTTCCTGATGAGCGTCTCGGTGAAATCGTGGCCCTTATCGTCGAGCTTATACCGGGCAAGACGATGACCGCGGAAGACGTCCTCAAGTTCTGCGAGCCCCTTCCGAAGTACAAGAGGCCGCGCAAGATCTTCTTCGGAGAAGTACCGAGAAACCCGACCGGCAAAATAGAGAAACCGAAACTGAGAAAACAGTATTCCGGTATGGCGGAAGCATTTAAAATTTAA